The following are encoded together in the Streptomyces rapamycinicus NRRL 5491 genome:
- a CDS encoding cation:proton antiporter: MTSHQLQLLFADLALILLLARGLGWLLARVGQPPVVGEILAGVLLGPTLFDGAVASTLFPTDVRMPLTGMADVGVALFMFMVGLEIDTASLRGQGRVTAVSAFGSTVVPFLLGTGLAVWLLHEHDSAQPTAFVVFIGLSVSVTAFPVLARILADRGLSATALGGIALAAAAIVDVVAWVALAGVQAAAGGGGHHWRVALIVPYVALMLLAVRPLLGRALLRGGTAVRVTAPATAIVLIGTLMSATATEAMGMHFIFGAFLFGLLIPRQDTAGLRAELLDHTGRITTLLLPVYFVVAGLQVDLSRLRGAELLQLGAILLVAVVGKFGGTFVAARSQGLPTRPAAALGALMNTRGLTELVILGIGLRLKLLDGTLYSLMVVMAVVTTAMTGPVLSRVYAEPVEVGRPAASREPDPARASSV; the protein is encoded by the coding sequence ATGACTAGTCATCAGCTGCAGCTGCTGTTCGCGGACCTCGCTTTGATCCTGCTACTGGCCCGTGGCCTCGGCTGGCTTCTCGCCCGGGTGGGCCAGCCGCCGGTCGTCGGCGAGATACTGGCGGGAGTGCTGCTCGGCCCCACGCTGTTCGACGGCGCGGTCGCCAGCACCTTGTTCCCCACCGACGTCCGCATGCCGCTGACCGGCATGGCGGACGTGGGTGTCGCCCTCTTCATGTTCATGGTGGGACTGGAGATCGACACCGCGTCATTGCGCGGGCAGGGACGGGTGACGGCCGTGTCGGCCTTCGGGTCCACGGTTGTTCCGTTCCTGCTGGGCACCGGCCTGGCCGTGTGGCTGCTGCACGAGCACGATTCCGCACAGCCGACGGCGTTCGTGGTGTTCATCGGTCTTTCGGTGTCGGTGACGGCGTTTCCCGTCCTCGCCCGCATCCTGGCCGACCGGGGGCTGTCCGCCACCGCGCTGGGCGGGATCGCGCTGGCGGCGGCCGCCATCGTGGATGTGGTGGCCTGGGTGGCGCTGGCCGGTGTGCAAGCGGCTGCCGGGGGCGGCGGGCATCACTGGCGGGTGGCGTTGATCGTGCCGTATGTGGCGCTGATGCTGTTGGCGGTGCGGCCCCTGCTGGGCCGGGCACTGCTGCGGGGCGGCACGGCCGTCCGGGTGACCGCCCCCGCCACCGCGATCGTGCTGATCGGGACGCTGATGTCGGCGACGGCGACCGAGGCGATGGGGATGCACTTCATCTTCGGCGCCTTCCTGTTCGGCCTGCTGATACCGCGGCAGGACACGGCCGGGCTGCGCGCCGAACTGCTCGACCACACGGGGCGGATCACGACCCTGCTGCTGCCCGTCTACTTCGTGGTGGCCGGGCTGCAGGTCGACCTCAGCCGGCTGCGCGGGGCAGAGCTGCTGCAGCTGGGGGCGATCCTGCTGGTGGCCGTGGTGGGGAAGTTCGGCGGCACCTTCGTCGCCGCCCGCTCCCAGGGGCTGCCGACGCGGCCCGCGGCGGCTCTCGGTGCGCTGATGAACACCCGCGGCCTGACGGAGCTGGTGATCCTCGGCATCGGGCTGCGGCTGAAGCTGCTGGACGGCACCTTGTACTCGCTCATGGTCGTGATGGCCGTGGTCACCACCGCCATGACGGGTCCCGTGCTGTCCCGCGTCTACGCCGAACCCGTGGAGGTGGGACGGCCCGCGGCGAGCCGCGAGCCGGATCCCGCCCGTGCGTCCTCGGTCTAG
- a CDS encoding NAD(P)/FAD-dependent oxidoreductase yields MSSALFGVPDEYDVIVIGGGPAGATTAGLLAKRGRRVLILDRERFPRYHVGESLIPAFMRPMQEMGITERMDARGFERKYGGTLVWGNKQVPWNFSFIEGGAHEYAFHTRRADLDALILDRARELGAFVIEDATVKEPVEVDGRISGVRFSLRGLDGLHEVRARLVVDASGQARVLGRRLTEVEWHDELRNVAVWTYFDNCERLPGDEYTNILIEGLDGGWFWAIPIDKGTISVGYVTRSATAGENGHSLEDLFHTERQRTTKLKKMLAGARQSAGFRTARDWSYHSNRFYGDGWVLVGDAAAFVDPLFSTGVALATLAGSTLAKIVDRIVEHPRIEEKALDRYATAYSGFFDEIRTFVERFYDQSKYKEFYYSLAQEMVDPERKNEPSADFVTLISGLSGRHPLFHISLDDLIADAAAPASGTPHA; encoded by the coding sequence ATGTCGTCCGCTCTTTTCGGGGTCCCTGACGAGTACGACGTCATTGTCATCGGCGGTGGGCCAGCCGGAGCGACCACCGCCGGGCTTCTCGCGAAACGCGGTCGTCGTGTCCTCATCCTGGATCGGGAGCGCTTCCCCCGCTATCACGTCGGGGAATCCCTCATTCCCGCATTCATGCGCCCCATGCAGGAAATGGGGATAACCGAGCGCATGGACGCGCGGGGATTCGAGAGGAAGTACGGAGGCACCCTGGTCTGGGGAAACAAGCAGGTGCCCTGGAATTTCTCGTTCATCGAAGGCGGTGCGCACGAATACGCCTTCCACACGCGGCGTGCCGACCTGGACGCGCTGATCCTGGACCGGGCCAGGGAGCTCGGAGCCTTCGTGATCGAGGACGCCACCGTCAAGGAGCCCGTCGAGGTGGACGGCCGGATCAGCGGGGTCCGCTTCTCGCTGCGCGGCCTGGACGGGCTGCACGAGGTGCGGGCCCGGCTGGTCGTCGACGCCTCGGGGCAGGCACGTGTGCTCGGGCGCCGGCTCACCGAGGTCGAATGGCACGACGAGCTGCGCAATGTCGCGGTGTGGACGTACTTCGACAACTGCGAGCGACTGCCCGGCGACGAGTACACCAACATCCTGATCGAGGGGCTGGACGGCGGCTGGTTCTGGGCCATACCCATCGACAAGGGCACGATCAGCGTCGGCTATGTGACGCGCTCGGCCACCGCCGGGGAAAACGGCCACTCGCTGGAGGACTTGTTCCACACCGAGCGGCAGCGCACTACGAAGCTCAAGAAGATGCTGGCCGGCGCCCGGCAGTCCGCGGGATTCCGCACGGCGCGCGACTGGTCGTACCACAGCAATCGCTTCTACGGCGACGGCTGGGTGCTGGTCGGGGATGCCGCGGCCTTCGTCGATCCGCTGTTCTCCACCGGAGTCGCGCTCGCCACTCTCGCCGGCAGCACCCTGGCCAAGATCGTCGACCGGATCGTCGAGCACCCGCGGATCGAGGAGAAGGCGCTGGACCGGTACGCCACCGCCTACTCCGGGTTCTTCGATGAGATCCGGACGTTCGTGGAGCGCTTCTACGACCAGTCGAAATACAAGGAGTTCTACTACAGCCTCGCCCAGGAAATGGTCGACCCCGAGCGCAAGAACGAGCCGTCCGCGGACTTCGTGACCCTGATCTCCGGGCTCAGTGGCCGGCACCCGCTGTTCCACATCAGCCTCGACGACCTGATCGCGGACGCGGCGGCACCCGCCTCCGGTACCCCGCACGCCTGA
- a CDS encoding PucR family transcriptional regulator, which translates to MAPPGVAQDLLLRRCLTLFTGFDRIDGEDEAGILRRAMAQVGAVGTGRAEAGYLRLGERLVRCPYDGQRATEALDTQVRELAGRDGPVRFPRRAWGWAFGLRERDGLRGPHERDGLPGPHERDGLAGPHEPDRPHKPHAPDGLYGALVVSYRDRPGEDERLLLTLLVRQTAAALSTAAAHRRARDQALELRRAWDEREAIRRRLDSSLTDLCHLREVHDALARSAARGDGEDGIVRTLHRITGLAAAAEDRFGNLRAWAGPGRPDPYPKPDPERREELLREAARRPRPVRVRDRLVAVADPRGEVLGALSLVDPEGRADDRAVRALDHAATSLGLELAHVRELAEVELRLRRELVDDLLSGAGDTRAADDGSAAGDTSAYARAEAVGHDLHGPHHVIVVRWTDRPADDVFLKAVSRAATGLGLRILPALRADTAVLVAQGAPGGRSLHSALSRELGTGGGAIGVGASCGSPHEVPRSYREALRALEVRRRSHRPYGMTCYDELGLYRILPTGDDHREVERFVREWLGPLLDYDARHHTDLVETLCEYFDRGGNYSETAAALVIHRSTLRYRLQRIREIGGCDLAEVDSRLNLQVATRIWKILRSGPE; encoded by the coding sequence ATGGCCCCACCAGGTGTCGCCCAGGATCTGCTGCTGCGACGCTGTCTGACCCTGTTCACCGGCTTCGACAGGATCGACGGCGAGGACGAGGCGGGGATACTGCGCCGGGCGATGGCCCAGGTCGGCGCGGTCGGCACCGGCCGCGCCGAGGCGGGCTACCTACGGCTCGGCGAGCGCCTGGTCCGCTGTCCGTACGACGGTCAGCGGGCCACCGAGGCCCTGGACACACAGGTGAGGGAGCTGGCCGGACGGGACGGGCCGGTGCGGTTCCCCCGGCGGGCCTGGGGCTGGGCCTTCGGACTGCGCGAACGGGACGGCCTGCGCGGGCCGCATGAGCGGGACGGCCTACCTGGGCCACATGAGCGGGATGGCCTAGCCGGGCCACATGAACCAGACCGGCCCCACAAGCCGCATGCGCCGGACGGGCTGTACGGCGCCCTGGTGGTGAGCTACCGCGACCGGCCCGGCGAGGACGAACGGCTGCTGCTCACGCTGCTCGTACGGCAGACGGCCGCGGCGCTGTCCACCGCCGCCGCGCACCGCCGCGCCCGCGACCAGGCCCTGGAGCTGCGCCGGGCGTGGGACGAGCGGGAGGCGATACGGCGGCGGCTGGACTCCTCGCTGACCGACCTCTGCCATCTGCGGGAGGTGCATGACGCCCTGGCCCGCTCGGCGGCCCGTGGCGACGGCGAGGACGGGATCGTCCGGACGCTGCACCGGATCACCGGGCTCGCGGCCGCGGCCGAGGACCGGTTCGGCAACCTCAGGGCCTGGGCGGGGCCGGGTCGCCCCGACCCCTACCCCAAGCCCGATCCGGAGCGGCGCGAGGAGCTGCTGCGGGAGGCCGCCCGCCGGCCGCGTCCGGTGCGGGTGCGGGACCGGCTGGTCGCGGTGGCCGATCCGCGCGGTGAGGTGCTGGGCGCGCTGTCCCTGGTGGATCCGGAGGGCAGGGCCGATGACCGGGCCGTTCGCGCGCTGGACCACGCCGCGACCTCGCTGGGCCTGGAGCTGGCCCATGTGCGCGAGCTGGCCGAGGTGGAGCTGCGGCTGCGGCGGGAGCTGGTGGACGATCTGCTCTCGGGCGCGGGCGACACCCGTGCGGCGGACGACGGCAGTGCGGCAGGCGACACCAGTGCGTACGCCCGCGCGGAGGCGGTCGGCCACGATCTGCACGGTCCGCACCATGTGATCGTGGTGCGCTGGACCGACCGCCCGGCCGACGATGTCTTCCTCAAGGCGGTGAGCCGGGCGGCCACCGGTCTCGGCCTGCGGATCCTGCCCGCCCTGCGCGCGGACACCGCGGTCCTGGTGGCCCAGGGCGCACCGGGCGGGCGGTCGCTGCATTCGGCGCTGAGCCGTGAGCTCGGCACCGGCGGCGGGGCGATCGGGGTGGGCGCGTCCTGCGGCTCCCCGCACGAGGTGCCCCGCTCGTACCGGGAGGCGCTGCGGGCGCTGGAGGTGCGCCGCCGTTCGCACCGCCCGTACGGCATGACGTGCTACGACGAGCTGGGTCTTTACCGGATCCTGCCCACCGGGGACGACCACCGGGAGGTCGAGCGGTTCGTCCGGGAGTGGCTGGGCCCGCTGCTGGACTACGACGCCCGGCACCACACGGACCTGGTGGAGACCCTCTGCGAGTACTTCGACCGCGGCGGCAACTACAGCGAGACGGCCGCGGCGCTGGTGATCCACCGATCGACGCTGCGGTACCGGCTCCAGCGCATCCGTGAGATCGGCGGATGCGATCTGGCGGAGGTGGACAGCAGGCTCAACCTCCAGGTCGCCACCCGAATTTGGAAGATCTTGCGGAGCGGCCCCGAGTGA
- a CDS encoding endonuclease: MSDKDKSVARALLDQQGTTFAAEAGIKLRDTPGPLYQLLVLAHLLSARISSDIAVAAARALFDAGMRDPRRMAEATWQQRVDALGEGGYRRYDERTSSQLGEAAELVNREYGGDLRRMREAGDVKKLLQGVKGIGPAGVHIFLREVQGVWPEFAPYFDSKALDGAERVGLPKSARSLAGLVAEKDLPRLAAALVRVALHADAAREVRAAA, encoded by the coding sequence ATGAGCGACAAGGACAAGAGTGTGGCGCGCGCTCTGCTCGACCAGCAGGGCACGACCTTCGCCGCCGAGGCCGGGATCAAGCTGCGCGACACCCCCGGCCCGCTCTACCAGTTGCTGGTGCTCGCGCATCTGCTGTCCGCGCGGATCAGTTCCGACATCGCCGTCGCCGCCGCCCGCGCCCTGTTCGACGCCGGGATGCGCGATCCGCGGCGGATGGCGGAGGCCACCTGGCAGCAGCGGGTGGACGCGCTGGGCGAGGGCGGCTACCGGCGTTACGACGAGCGGACCTCCAGCCAGCTGGGCGAGGCGGCCGAGCTGGTGAACCGGGAGTACGGGGGCGATCTGCGGCGGATGCGCGAGGCCGGGGACGTGAAGAAGCTGCTGCAGGGGGTCAAGGGCATCGGGCCGGCCGGGGTGCACATCTTCCTGCGCGAGGTGCAGGGCGTCTGGCCCGAGTTCGCCCCGTACTTCGACAGCAAGGCGCTGGACGGCGCCGAGCGGGTCGGGCTGCCGAAGAGCGCGCGGTCGCTGGCGGGGCTGGTGGCCGAGAAGGACCTTCCCCGGCTGGCCGCCGCCCTGGTCCGGGTCGCGCTCCACGCGGACGCCGCGCGGGAGGTGCGCGCGGCGGCGTGA